One segment of Thermosipho atlanticus DSM 15807 DNA contains the following:
- a CDS encoding L-lactate MFS transporter, producing MEKLVDKTLNQKYFKTRWQIPLAGFLLALMGGLSYAWGVFIVPLVEKFGWTTTEATLPFTVFMVIFALTMVPAGKLQDIWGPKKVSAIGTILFFIAYISASFVGKFPYSWWLVITYGILGGISCGLTYACVAPPARKFFPDKPGVAVSFAVMGFGLAALVFAPLKAGYLIPKYGIEGTFIIIGITTFIVLSIAVILIKNPPENWELPVEKNIKKSKQRNVIIKDITPNALLKMPIFYTMWLIFALVITGGLLSMKLIPPYGELILGLSSMEAAWAIAIFSGFNGLGRPLAGFLSDKFGVLKVMIVTYIIQVVILLLFPIFVVNFITLCIAAAITGWGFAVTLALFPVLTAEYFGTKNLGVNYGLIFTAFGVGAISPTIGSWIYDATGNYSYVFISAGLLSGIGTFLCILLFKKLSPYKLLENHTGK from the coding sequence TTGGAAAAGTTAGTTGACAAAACTTTAAACCAAAAATATTTTAAAACACGCTGGCAAATACCTTTAGCAGGGTTTTTGTTAGCCTTGATGGGTGGTCTATCTTACGCTTGGGGAGTATTCATTGTACCTTTAGTTGAAAAATTTGGATGGACTACAACAGAAGCTACTTTACCATTCACTGTTTTCATGGTAATTTTTGCTTTAACAATGGTCCCAGCTGGCAAATTACAAGATATATGGGGTCCAAAGAAAGTTTCTGCTATTGGTACAATATTATTTTTCATAGCCTATATTTCTGCATCTTTTGTAGGAAAATTTCCATATAGCTGGTGGTTAGTAATAACATACGGAATTTTAGGAGGTATATCTTGTGGATTGACTTATGCATGTGTTGCTCCACCTGCAAGAAAATTTTTTCCAGATAAGCCAGGAGTTGCTGTATCTTTTGCAGTTATGGGATTTGGGCTAGCAGCTCTTGTATTTGCTCCTCTTAAGGCTGGATATTTAATTCCAAAATATGGAATAGAAGGTACTTTTATTATAATTGGTATAACTACCTTTATAGTACTGTCGATTGCAGTTATTTTAATTAAAAATCCACCAGAAAATTGGGAATTACCAGTTGAAAAAAATATTAAAAAGTCAAAACAAAGGAACGTTATTATAAAAGATATCACACCAAACGCTCTTTTAAAAATGCCTATATTTTACACAATGTGGTTGATTTTTGCCCTGGTTATAACTGGAGGATTATTAAGCATGAAACTTATACCCCCATATGGAGAGCTCATTCTTGGACTCTCCTCTATGGAAGCTGCCTGGGCTATCGCTATTTTCTCAGGTTTTAATGGTCTTGGCAGGCCACTGGCAGGATTCTTAAGCGATAAGTTCGGTGTTTTAAAAGTAATGATAGTAACTTATATAATCCAGGTAGTAATATTGCTTTTATTTCCTATTTTTGTTGTAAACTTTATCACTTTATGCATTGCAGCTGCAATAACAGGATGGGGGTTTGCAGTGACCTTAGCACTTTTTCCTGTTTTAACAGCAGAATATTTTGGAACGAAAAATTTAGGAGTCAATTATGGTTTAATATTTACAGCTTTTGGTGTGGGGGCAATATCACCGACAATAGGTTCTTGGATATATGACGCAACTGGCAATTATTCTTATGTTTTCATATCAGCAGGTCTTCTTTCAGGCATCGGAACATTTTTATGTATACTTCTTTTTAAAAAATTAAGTCCTTATAAACTGTTAGAAAATCACACTGGTAAATAA
- a CDS encoding MurR/RpiR family transcriptional regulator encodes MNKGQLTTFEKIKANYNSLSKAGKKLADFVLKNPEKVIRMSISELARIVGLKSESTVVKFYRNIGFSGYHDFKVSLAGDLAGKSILHSYKDIYINDSVDNVKKKFFSSTIRAFHDHLEKFTDKLLEEGAKILSSSNRIICLGYGASAAIAKYAAFRFSVFDKEIFFSEDSHFNALILRKLKENDCIIAISYSGETKDVIIPLEHRRGAKLIAITGNKESSLGKISDLVFEVKIEEISMRTDALISRYIQMAIIDILFTILVINGGEKVLNELTAARKSFSHLKF; translated from the coding sequence ATGAACAAAGGTCAATTAACAACTTTTGAAAAAATTAAAGCAAATTACAATAGTCTGAGTAAAGCTGGGAAGAAACTTGCAGATTTTGTATTAAAAAATCCAGAAAAAGTGATTAGAATGTCAATTTCAGAATTAGCAAGAATTGTTGGTTTAAAAAGTGAATCTACAGTTGTTAAATTCTATCGAAATATTGGATTTTCTGGTTATCACGATTTTAAAGTTTCACTTGCCGGTGATTTAGCTGGAAAATCAATCTTGCATTCTTATAAAGATATTTATATTAACGACTCTGTAGATAATGTGAAGAAAAAATTTTTTAGTAGTACTATTCGTGCTTTTCACGATCATTTGGAAAAATTTACTGACAAATTATTAGAAGAAGGAGCAAAAATCTTATCATCTTCTAATAGAATAATTTGTTTAGGTTACGGAGCTTCTGCAGCAATTGCTAAATATGCTGCGTTTAGATTTTCTGTATTTGATAAAGAAATATTTTTTTCTGAAGATTCTCATTTTAATGCTTTAATTTTGAGGAAGTTAAAGGAAAATGATTGTATAATTGCAATTTCCTATTCTGGAGAAACGAAAGATGTTATTATTCCTCTCGAACACCGACGGGGTGCCAAATTAATTGCTATTACAGGTAATAAGGAATCATCATTAGGAAAAATTTCAGATTTAGTTTTTGAGGTTAAAATTGAGGAAATTAGTATGCGCACAGATGCTTTAATTTCACGGTATATTCAAATGGCTATTATTGATATTCTTTTTACTATTTTAGTTATTAATGGTGGAGAAAAAGTTTTAAATGAATTAACTGCTGCGAGAAAAAGTTTTTCGCATTTGAAATTCTAA